From Nitrosopumilus zosterae, the proteins below share one genomic window:
- a CDS encoding DUF1059 domain-containing protein yields MTKLRCGDYGFECDFVSEGELEKVLSEFGKHTEDEHGIDYSKEALMQLILRKTR; encoded by the coding sequence ATGACGAAATTAAGATGTGGAGATTATGGGTTTGAGTGCGATTTTGTTTCAGAAGGAGAACTAGAGAAGGTATTATCTGAGTTTGGAAAGCATACTGAAGACGAACATGGAATAGATTATTCAAAAGAAGCACTAATGCAGTTAATCCTGAGAAAAACTCGTTGA
- a CDS encoding EMC3/TMCO1 family protein, producing the protein MVEWLDHNAILLFLNSIFLQGDNGGIFGFLGQNRGALGSDDPIVKGLVPTLFGVTGFGIVLNFFNSTVRKKLVDQTKLNRIMKETRAWQKERMDAMRAKDQAKITQLNKKSSYMNKMSMEMMQMNMKPMMITFVPLILIFYLVLPHLFAHTVALSPISLNVFPGNFFHLTCTALQAMEEGNVCYGHENALYLWAWYFLSSISFSGIIMKVTKTSMGLS; encoded by the coding sequence ATGGTAGAGTGGTTAGATCATAATGCCATATTGTTATTCCTAAATTCTATTTTCTTGCAAGGGGATAATGGCGGAATTTTTGGGTTTCTCGGACAAAATAGAGGTGCACTAGGCAGCGATGATCCAATTGTAAAGGGTCTGGTTCCAACATTATTTGGCGTTACAGGATTTGGAATTGTGCTGAATTTTTTTAATTCCACTGTCAGGAAAAAATTAGTTGATCAGACAAAGCTGAATCGCATAATGAAGGAAACAAGGGCTTGGCAAAAAGAGAGAATGGATGCAATGAGGGCAAAAGATCAGGCCAAAATTACCCAACTTAACAAAAAATCATCTTACATGAACAAGATGTCCATGGAGATGATGCAGATGAACATGAAGCCAATGATGATTACGTTTGTGCCGTTAATCTTGATTTTCTATCTTGTACTGCCCCATCTATTTGCACACACAGTTGCATTGTCCCCAATTTCACTGAATGTTTTTCCAGGTAATTTCTTTCATCTCACATGCACTGCATTACAAGCAATGGAGGAAGGCAATGTGTGCTATGGTCATGAAAATGCATTGTATCTCTGGGCATGGTATTTCCTCTCATCCATTTCATTTAGCGGAATTATAATGAAGGTGACTAAAACCTCAATGGGATTATCTTAG
- a CDS encoding response regulator, with protein sequence MPPTVIVIDDSHALTQVVSEFLTLNSIDVLAVGQNGKEAVELYKKHSPDFVLMDYLMPEFNGLYGLQNIRKTNPNAKVIMFTGSADPGLFDQFRESGVFAILEKPCEFDKLVETINNTPSSNTVQLTS encoded by the coding sequence ATGCCTCCAACTGTTATTGTAATTGATGATAGTCATGCTTTGACACAGGTAGTTTCAGAGTTTCTCACACTCAATTCGATTGATGTTTTAGCTGTAGGACAAAATGGAAAGGAAGCAGTAGAATTGTACAAAAAACATTCTCCTGATTTTGTATTGATGGATTATTTAATGCCTGAATTTAATGGATTGTACGGACTTCAAAACATTAGAAAGACAAATCCTAATGCCAAAGTTATCATGTTTACTGGTAGTGCAGATCCGGGATTATTTGATCAATTTAGGGAATCAGGAGTTTTTGCCATTTTGGAGAAACCCTGTGAATTTGACAAGTTGGTTGAGACGATTAACAACACACCATCAAGCAATACGGTTCAGTTGACTAGTTAA
- a CDS encoding response regulator — MNPTVILIDDYEDITEVISEYLGFHSINVLATGRNGKQGVELYKEYLPDVVVSDFLMPKYDGLYGLEQIRKINPNAKVIMMTGSIDDNLHDELRSAGASVILPKPTPLNILIETIKRIAFDNTVQSSNQISN, encoded by the coding sequence ATGAATCCTACAGTAATCCTGATTGATGATTATGAGGATATTACAGAAGTGATTTCAGAATATCTTGGATTCCACTCTATCAATGTTTTAGCTACAGGACGAAATGGAAAACAGGGTGTGGAATTGTACAAAGAGTACCTACCAGATGTCGTGGTATCAGATTTTTTGATGCCAAAATATGATGGATTGTACGGACTTGAGCAGATCCGCAAGATTAATCCTAATGCCAAAGTAATCATGATGACTGGCAGCATAGATGATAATCTGCATGACGAACTAAGATCTGCGGGAGCTTCTGTGATTTTGCCAAAACCCACTCCCTTAAACATATTGATTGAAACGATAAAAAGAATAGCGTTCGATAATACAGTTCAATCCAGTAACCAGATTAGCAATTAA
- a CDS encoding sensor histidine kinase, whose amino-acid sequence MKSKVIIGSLMVIQILAIMFTIQFLSISNQSHDTIAFVPQVFSQTPTDDFSQNEKFDFKPDYKESFVISDVNFLLVNSLSSLVMILGVVKLLKNENNKKIKTEKLAIIGELSSRIAHDMRNPLSVIQMTLENFKIQYPLSKEQERQFEKINRSIFRITHQIDDIWDFVKSPTAEKKNCSLAHLLQESLRRVNIPANIKIRLPPDDCKILCDDEKTIVVFVNIFINAIQAFEDDGNIWVSFDSNKNWITVKIEDDGVGIDPKVLDRIFEPLITTKQTGTGLGLSCCKSIMESQGGLIKASNRPKKGSAFTIHFSKQ is encoded by the coding sequence ATGAAATCCAAAGTCATCATTGGGTCATTGATGGTAATCCAGATTTTGGCAATAATGTTCACGATTCAGTTCTTGAGTATATCAAATCAATCACATGACACAATTGCATTCGTACCGCAGGTATTTTCTCAAACCCCGACAGATGATTTTTCGCAAAATGAAAAATTTGATTTCAAACCTGATTACAAAGAGTCATTTGTGATTTCAGATGTCAATTTTCTGCTAGTCAATTCACTGTCTAGCCTTGTCATGATATTGGGTGTTGTAAAACTGCTAAAAAATGAAAATAATAAAAAGATTAAAACTGAAAAATTAGCAATCATTGGAGAGTTATCCTCAAGAATTGCACACGATATGCGGAATCCGCTGTCCGTCATTCAAATGACCTTGGAAAATTTCAAAATCCAGTATCCACTAAGTAAAGAACAAGAAAGGCAATTTGAAAAAATTAATCGCTCAATTTTTAGAATTACCCATCAAATAGACGACATTTGGGATTTTGTAAAATCACCTACTGCCGAGAAGAAGAATTGTTCATTGGCACATCTCTTGCAAGAGAGTCTAAGGAGAGTAAACATTCCTGCAAACATTAAGATCCGATTACCTCCAGATGACTGCAAAATATTGTGCGATGATGAAAAAACCATTGTGGTATTTGTCAATATTTTTATCAATGCGATTCAGGCATTTGAAGATGATGGAAACATATGGGTTTCATTTGATTCAAACAAAAATTGGATTACAGTTAAAATTGAAGATGATGGAGTCGGAATTGATCCCAAAGTTTTAGATAGAATCTTTGAACCATTAATTACAACAAAGCAGACCGGAACAGGTTTGGGATTGTCTTGCTGTAAAAGCATAATGGAAAGTCAAGGAGGCTTGATCAAAGCATCAAACAGACCAAAAAAAGGAAGCGCGTTTACTATTCATTTTTCTAAACAATGA
- a CDS encoding DUF1059 domain-containing protein — translation MVKSFYCEDMGKDCNWSAKANTTSELMKKIIEHADTKHGIKQIPVHRKAKLASAIKDDKFL, via the coding sequence ATGGTAAAAAGTTTCTATTGTGAGGATATGGGCAAAGACTGTAACTGGTCAGCAAAAGCAAATACAACATCAGAATTAATGAAAAAAATCATAGAACATGCAGACACAAAACACGGCATAAAACAAATCCCAGTTCACAGAAAGGCAAAACTAGCGTCAGCCATAAAAGATGATAAATTTCTCTAA